The proteins below come from a single Microtus ochrogaster isolate Prairie Vole_2 chromosome 8, MicOch1.0, whole genome shotgun sequence genomic window:
- the Wnt8b gene encoding protein Wnt-8b isoform X2, with amino-acid sequence MLPMKPVCVFLLACALHLSRAWSVNNFLMTGPKAYLVYSSSVAAGAQSGIEECKYQFAWDRWNCPERALQLSSHGGLRSANRETAFVHAISSAGVMYTLTRNCSLGDFDNCGCDDSRNGQLGGQGWLWGGCSDNVGFGEAISKQFVDALETGQDARAAMNLHNNEAGRKAVKGTMKRTCKCHGVSGSCTTQTCWLQLPEFREVGAHLKEKYHAALKVDLLQGAGNSAAGRGAIADTFRSISTRELVHLEDSPDYCLENKTLGLQGTEGRECLRRGRALGRWERRSCRRLCGDCGLAVEERRTETVSSCNCKFHWCCAVRCEQCRRRVTKYFCSRAERPPRGAAHKPGKKP; translated from the exons gTCAGTGAACAATTTTCTGATGACCGGCCCAAAG GCTTACCTCGTCTACTCCAGCAGCGTGGCAGCTGGCGCCCAGAGTGGTATTGAAGAATGTAAATACCAGTTTGCTTGGGACCGCTGGAACTGCCCTGAGAGAGCTCTGCAGCTGTCCAGCCACGGCGGACTCCGCAGTG CTAACCGGGAGACAGCGTTTGTACACGCCATCAGCTCTGCTGGAGTCATGTACACCCTGACGAGAAACTGCAGCCTTGGAGATTTTGACAACTGTGGCTGTGATGACTCCCGAAACGGACAACTGG GAGGGCAAGGTTGGCTCTGGGGAGGCTGCAGTGACAACGTGGGCTTCGGAGAGGCAATTTCCAAGCAGTTTGTGGATGCCCTGGAGACAGGACAGGATGCCCGGGCAGCCATGAATCTGCACAACAATGAGGCTGGCCGCAAG GCGGTCAAGGGCACCATGAAACGCACGTGCAAGTGCCACGGCGTGTCTGGCAGTTGCACCACTCAGACCTGCTGGTTGCAGCTGCCGGAGTTCCGGGAGGTAGGCGCGCACCTGAAGGAGAAGTATCACGCGGCGCTCAAGGTGGACCTGCTCCAGGGCGCGGGCAACAGCGCGGCGGGCCGTGGCGCCATCGCCGACACCTTCCGCTCCATCTCCACGCGCGAGCTGGTGCACCTAGAGGACTCCCCGGACTACTGCCTGGAGAACAAGACCCTGGGGCTGCAAGGCACCGAGGGCCGAGAGTGTCTGCGGCGCGGGCGTGCCCTGGGCCGCTGGGAGCGGCGCAGCTGTCGCCGGCTATGCGGAGACTGCGGGCTGGCGGTGGAGGAGCGCCGCACCGAGACGGTGTCCAGCTGCAACTGCAAGTTTCACTGGTGCTGCGCGGTCCGCTGCGAGCAGTGCCGCCGGCGGGTCACCAAGTACTTCTGCAGCCGTGCCGAGAGGCCGCCGAGAGGCGCTGCGCACAAACCTGGGAAGAAACCCTAA
- the Wnt8b gene encoding protein Wnt-8b isoform X1 yields the protein MTGPKAYLVYSSSVAAGAQSGIEECKYQFAWDRWNCPERALQLSSHGGLRSANRETAFVHAISSAGVMYTLTRNCSLGDFDNCGCDDSRNGQLGGQGWLWGGCSDNVGFGEAISKQFVDALETGQDARAAMNLHNNEAGRKAVKGTMKRTCKCHGVSGSCTTQTCWLQLPEFREVGAHLKEKYHAALKVDLLQGAGNSAAGRGAIADTFRSISTRELVHLEDSPDYCLENKTLGLQGTEGRECLRRGRALGRWERRSCRRLCGDCGLAVEERRTETVSSCNCKFHWCCAVRCEQCRRRVTKYFCSRALGQAQA from the exons ATGACCGGCCCAAAG GCTTACCTCGTCTACTCCAGCAGCGTGGCAGCTGGCGCCCAGAGTGGTATTGAAGAATGTAAATACCAGTTTGCTTGGGACCGCTGGAACTGCCCTGAGAGAGCTCTGCAGCTGTCCAGCCACGGCGGACTCCGCAGTG CTAACCGGGAGACAGCGTTTGTACACGCCATCAGCTCTGCTGGAGTCATGTACACCCTGACGAGAAACTGCAGCCTTGGAGATTTTGACAACTGTGGCTGTGATGACTCCCGAAACGGACAACTGG GAGGGCAAGGTTGGCTCTGGGGAGGCTGCAGTGACAACGTGGGCTTCGGAGAGGCAATTTCCAAGCAGTTTGTGGATGCCCTGGAGACAGGACAGGATGCCCGGGCAGCCATGAATCTGCACAACAATGAGGCTGGCCGCAAG GCGGTCAAGGGCACCATGAAACGCACGTGCAAGTGCCACGGCGTGTCTGGCAGTTGCACCACTCAGACCTGCTGGTTGCAGCTGCCGGAGTTCCGGGAGGTAGGCGCGCACCTGAAGGAGAAGTATCACGCGGCGCTCAAGGTGGACCTGCTCCAGGGCGCGGGCAACAGCGCGGCGGGCCGTGGCGCCATCGCCGACACCTTCCGCTCCATCTCCACGCGCGAGCTGGTGCACCTAGAGGACTCCCCGGACTACTGCCTGGAGAACAAGACCCTGGGGCTGCAAGGCACCGAGGGCCGAGAGTGTCTGCGGCGCGGGCGTGCCCTGGGCCGCTGGGAGCGGCGCAGCTGTCGCCGGCTATGCGGAGACTGCGGGCTGGCGGTGGAGGAGCGCCGCACCGAGACGGTGTCCAGCTGCAACTGCAAGTTTCACTGGTGCTGCGCGGTCCGCTGCGAGCAGTGCCGCCGGCGGGTCACCAAGTACTTCTGCAGCCGT GCCTTGGGCCAGGCTCAAGCCTAG